The proteins below come from a single Ruegeria sp. THAF33 genomic window:
- a CDS encoding copper resistance D family protein — protein sequence MPDIWAIAAIIAKLVLYIGFAGSAGLVIVGCLYSGLVAPVNLAMARQARALAWLALVATAVGFLLRGAALTGGVDGMVDPKMLGLLWQTSVGDTLVYRLAGAALILVGLSVPRFNQWIALLGGTIALWSFAQIGHVPELESFGIQLLLLLHLLCVAFWVGIFSPLRNMALAPEHLKDAAELGHVFGQAATWLVPALIVAGLWMAWLLVGNLQGLLFTGYGQSLLLKVFFVALLLFLAAANKLRFVPAMQGGEVKAAQRLARSIEVEALMVLVVLATTATLTSVLALPNSGH from the coding sequence AAGCTGGTGCTCTACATCGGCTTTGCGGGCTCTGCCGGGCTAGTGATTGTTGGATGCCTCTATTCCGGCCTTGTCGCACCGGTGAACCTTGCGATGGCGCGTCAGGCAAGGGCCTTGGCATGGCTTGCTCTTGTCGCGACAGCAGTTGGCTTCTTGCTTCGTGGGGCCGCCTTGACAGGCGGGGTTGACGGCATGGTCGATCCGAAGATGCTTGGCCTGCTGTGGCAGACATCCGTGGGCGACACACTTGTTTATCGCCTTGCAGGCGCAGCGTTGATCCTTGTTGGGCTGTCCGTTCCTCGCTTTAATCAGTGGATCGCGCTGTTGGGTGGCACGATCGCTTTATGGTCGTTTGCGCAGATCGGGCACGTTCCGGAACTGGAGAGCTTTGGTATCCAGCTCCTGCTCCTGCTGCACCTGTTATGTGTAGCTTTCTGGGTGGGCATCTTCAGCCCGCTGCGGAATATGGCCCTTGCTCCTGAACACCTGAAGGATGCTGCTGAACTCGGTCATGTCTTTGGGCAAGCTGCCACTTGGCTTGTGCCGGCATTGATCGTGGCGGGCCTTTGGATGGCCTGGTTGCTTGTCGGCAATCTCCAAGGGCTGCTGTTCACTGGCTACGGGCAGTCGTTGTTGCTCAAAGTGTTTTTTGTGGCGCTGCTGTTGTTTCTTGCCGCCGCAAACAAGCTCCGATTTGTTCCGGCCATGCAAGGTGGAGAGGTCAAGGCAGCGCAACGCCTCGCCCGCTCTATCGAGGTTGAGGCATTGATGGTGTTGGTGGTGCTGGCAACAACGGCAACACTCACGAGTGTTCTGGCGCTTCCGAATTCGGGCCATTAG